One stretch of Prunus persica cultivar Lovell chromosome G1, Prunus_persica_NCBIv2, whole genome shotgun sequence DNA includes these proteins:
- the LOC18788886 gene encoding pentatricopeptide repeat-containing protein At4g33170: protein MNQVSIQPPRPPPQPPNADPRILHARAITVANIDRSLRNNLITLYSKSNLLSYSLRLFHQISSPNVVSWTAVISAHCNTLFALQHFVSMLRHPTFPNQRTFASLFKTCASLPSLSFGLALHSLSLKLGVSAQPFSGSALIHFYSKCRLPIEARKMLDEIPHKDEVCYAAVIVGLAQNSRPVEALSTFADMKCSDIGSTMYSVSGALRAAKELAVLEQCRIIHSHAIVTGLDGNVIVGTALIDSYGKAGLVSDARQVFDENLSSMNIVGWNVMLAGYAQLGDTKLMLEVFNAMEARGLVPDEYSFLAILTSFCNAGLVSETDWWLTRMKVDYGLEPAIEHYTCLVGAMGRAGQLEEAERAALTMPLIPDAAVWRSLLSSSAYHKAPDFARSMAKRLLEIDPHDDSAYVIAANVLSNAGRWDEVAEVRKMMKDRRVQKEGGRSWIEVRGKIHVFFARDRRHERMNEIYAKLVELMEEIGKLGYVPVWDEILHEVGEWEKKEALWYHSEKLAVAFAVVSGAAPPGKSIRIVKNLRICRDCHEAFKYICRVLEREIIVRDVNRYHRFVNGSCTCGDIW from the coding sequence ATGAACCAAGTCTCAATACAACCACCCCGTCCTCCACCGCAACCACCCAACGCAGACCCTCGCATCCTCCACGCCCGAGCCATCACCGTCGCCAACATCGACCGTTCCCTCCGCAACAACCTCATCACTCTCTACTCCAAGTCCAATCTCCTCTCCTACTCTCTCCGCCTCTTTCACCAAATCTCTTCTCCCAATGTAGTCTCATGGACGGCCGTGATCTCGGCCCACTGCAACACCCTCTTCGCCCTCCAACACTTTGTTTCCATGCTCCGCCACCCCACTTTCCCCAACCAGCGCACCTTCGCTTCCCTCTTCAAAACCTGCgcttctcttccttctctctccttcgGCCTTGCCCTCcactccctctctctcaagcTCGGCGTCTCGGCGCAGCCCTTTTCTGGGTCTGCCCTCATTCATTTCTACTCCAAATGTCGCTTACCCATTGAAGCCCGCAAGATGCTCGATGAAATTCCCCACAAAGACGAGGTTTGTTATGCAGCGGTGATTGTTGGGTTGGCGCAGAACTCGAGACCCGTTGAGGCGTTGTCCACTTTTGCTGACATGAAATGTTCTGATATTGGGTCTACTATGTATAGTGTTTCCGGCGCACTTCGTGCTGCAAAGGAGCTTGCTGTGTTGGAGCAATGTAGGATCATACATTCTCATGCTATAGTTACGGGACTTGATGGAAATGTTATTGTGGGGACGGCTTTGATTGATTCGTATGGGAAAGCTGGGCTTGTGTCTGATGCTAGACAGGTTTTTGATGAGAACTTGTCAAGCATGAACATTGTGGGGTGGAATGTGATGCTGGCTGGATATGCACAACTGGGGGATACGAAATTGATGCTTGAGGTTTTCAATGCAATGGAAGCTCGGGGTCTTGTGCCGGATGAATATAGTTTTTTGGCAATTTTAACGTCATTTTGCAATGCAGGTTTGGTTTCTGAGACCGATTGGTGGCTGACCCGGATGAAGGTAGATTATGGGTTGGAACCAGCTATCGAGCATTATACGTGTTTGGTTGGTGCAATGGGAAGAGCTGGTCAATTGGAAGAGGCTGAAAGGGCTGCACTGACAATGCCGTTGATACCAGACGCTGCAGTGTGGCGATCATTGCTATCAAGTTCAGCGTATCATAAAGCACCTGATTTCGCTAGGTCCATGGCTAAACGGTTATTGGAAATTGACCCACATGATGACTCTGCTTATGTAATTGCTGCAAATGTGTTATCAAACGCTGGAAGGTGGGATGAAGTTGCAGAAGtgaggaagatgatgaaagATAGGAGGGTACAAAAGGAAGGTGGAAGGAGTTGGATCGAGGTACGGGGGAAAATTCATGTCTTTTTCGCCCGGGACAGAAGGCATGAAAGAATGAATGAGATCTATGCTAAATTGGTAGAGTTGATGGAGGAGATAGGAAAATTAGGATATGTGCCGGTTTGGGATGAGATATTGCATGAAGTAGGGGAATGGGAGAAAAAGGAAGCCCTTTGGTATCACAGTGAGAAGTTGGCAGTAGCATTTGCAGTGGTGAGTGGTGCGGCACCACCAGGCAAGTCAATAAGGATTGTGAAGAAT
- the LOC18790799 gene encoding cysteine-rich repeat secretory protein 3, which yields MGFLSKPVPNFFLYLLLFFFSLQLIIPLAESATDITSLVYKGCAKQTFSDPTGVYSQSLSALFGSLVQQSTKAKFFKTNSGSGQTTISGLFQCRGDLSNSDCYNCVSKLPQMSDNLCGKTIAARVQLIGCYMLYEISGFAQISGMEMLFKTCGGTNIAGSGFEERRDTAYTVLENGVVSGHGFYTTNYQQVYVLGQCQGDVGDSDCGECVKNAVQRAQVECGSAISGQIYLHKCFLSYSYYPNGVPRRSSSSSSSSSSSSSGSGNTGKTVAIILGGAAGVGFLVIFLLFARNLMKKHDDY from the exons ATGggttttctctcaaaacctgTTCCCAATTTCTTCctttatttgcttttgttcttcttcagtCTTCAGCTCATCATCCCACTTGCTGAATCTGCTACTGATATCACCTCCTTGGTCTACAAGGGCTGTGCAAAGCAGACCTTTTCAGATCCAACTGGGGTTTACTCTCAATCCCTCTCAGCCCTTTTTGGGTCTTTGGTTCAACAGTCCACCAAGGCCAAGTTTTTCAAAACCAACTCTGGCAGTGGCCAAACCACCATCTCTGGTCTCTTTCAATGCAGAGGGGACCTCAGCAATTCTGACTGTTACAACTGTGTGAGCAAATTGCCACAAATGTCTGATAATCTCTGTGGCAAAACCATTGCTGCAAGGGTTCAGCTGATTGGGTGCTACATGCTCTATGAAATCTCTGGTTTTGCCCAAATTTCAGGCATGGAAATGTTGTTCAAGACTTGTGGGGGAACAAATATTGCAGGAAGTGGGTTTGAAGAGAGAAGGGACACTGCCTATACAGTGTTGGAGAATGGTGTTGTGAGTGGCCATGGCTTCTATACAACAAATTACCAACAAGTTTATGTCTTGGGGCAGTGCCAAGGAGATGTGGGAGACTCAGATTGTGGTGAGTGTGTGAAGAATGCTGTGCAGAGAGCTCAGGTTGAATGTGGGAGTGCCATTTCAGGCCAAATCTATCTCCACAAGTGCTTTCTTAGCTATAGTTATTACCCAAATGGGGTTCCCAGGAGATCCtcctcatcttcatcatcatcttcttcatcttcatcag GGTCAGGAAATACAGGGAAGACAGTGGCTATCATTTTGGGAGGAGCAGCTGGAGTTGGGTTTCTAgtcatatttttgttgtttgccagaaatttgatgaagaagcatGATG ATTATTGA
- the LOC109947871 gene encoding uncharacterized protein LOC109947871 isoform X2 produces MVYPKVKVRQQEDQDDRRAVIDFCFPEKEHQDVSPPTIARIPKSYVPSVVMPSISVAEEMKDSEMEELSKQNIRASSIPRPRAVLSSPENDTVIGNKNRIKAERPSALKNHNLVRKPTQCFPCHITENSTKTRKSKDENSLKERKGSEITIPSQRRPPRNGKPSSTGNRVSFSCH; encoded by the exons atgg TGTACCCGAAGGTGAAGGTCAGGCAACAAGAAGACCAAGATGATCGTCGTGCCGTCATTGATTTTTGTTTCCCAG AGAAGGAGCACCAAGATGTTTCTCCCCCTACAATTGCAAGAATTCCAAAATCTTATGTCCCAAGTGTAGTGATGCCATCAATATCTGTAGCTGAAG AAATGAAGGACAGTGAAATGGAAGAGCTGAGTAAACAGAATATTAGAGCCAGCTCAATCCCAAGGCCGCGTGCCGTCTTATCAAGTCCTG aaaatgataCGGTGATCGGAAATAAAAACAGGATCAAAGCAGAACGACCATCAGCTCTGAAGAATCATAACTTGGTTAGGAAACCTACACAATGTTTTCCATGCCATATTACTGAAAATTCTACAAAAACCAGGAAGTCCAAGGATGAGAACTCTCttaaagaaaggaaagggTCAGAGATAACAATTCCAAGCCAGAGACGACCCCCTAGAAATGGAAAACCAAGCTCTACGGGAAATCGAGTGTCTTTTAGTTGCCATTAG
- the LOC109947871 gene encoding uncharacterized protein LOC109947871 isoform X1, with amino-acid sequence MVYPKVKVRQQEDQDDRRAVIDFCFPEKEHQDVSPPTIARIPKSYVPSVVMPSISVAEGEMKDSEMEELSKQNIRASSIPRPRAVLSSPENDTVIGNKNRIKAERPSALKNHNLVRKPTQCFPCHITENSTKTRKSKDENSLKERKGSEITIPSQRRPPRNGKPSSTGNRVSFSCH; translated from the exons atgg TGTACCCGAAGGTGAAGGTCAGGCAACAAGAAGACCAAGATGATCGTCGTGCCGTCATTGATTTTTGTTTCCCAG AGAAGGAGCACCAAGATGTTTCTCCCCCTACAATTGCAAGAATTCCAAAATCTTATGTCCCAAGTGTAGTGATGCCATCAATATCTGTAGCTGAAG GAGAAATGAAGGACAGTGAAATGGAAGAGCTGAGTAAACAGAATATTAGAGCCAGCTCAATCCCAAGGCCGCGTGCCGTCTTATCAAGTCCTG aaaatgataCGGTGATCGGAAATAAAAACAGGATCAAAGCAGAACGACCATCAGCTCTGAAGAATCATAACTTGGTTAGGAAACCTACACAATGTTTTCCATGCCATATTACTGAAAATTCTACAAAAACCAGGAAGTCCAAGGATGAGAACTCTCttaaagaaaggaaagggTCAGAGATAACAATTCCAAGCCAGAGACGACCCCCTAGAAATGGAAAACCAAGCTCTACGGGAAATCGAGTGTCTTTTAGTTGCCATTAG